Proteins encoded in a region of the Bubalus bubalis isolate 160015118507 breed Murrah chromosome 9, NDDB_SH_1, whole genome shotgun sequence genome:
- the LOC102407968 gene encoding cytochrome c oxidase subunit 7C, mitochondrial → MLGQSIRRFTTSVVRRSHYEEGPGKNIPFSVENKWRLLAMMTLFFGSGFAAPFFIVRHQLLKK, encoded by the exons ATGTTGGGACAGAGCATCCGGAGGTTCACAACCTCAGTGGTTCGTCGGAGCCACTATGAGGAGGGTCCAGGGAAG AATATACCATTTTCAGTGGAAAACAAGTGGAGATTACTAGCTATGATGACTTTGTTCTTTGGGTCTGGATTTGCTGCACCTTTCTTTATCGTCAGACACCAACTGCTTAAAAAGTAA